GAAATACGCATAAATCTTGGCGTTGATCAACATCATCGTCATGGAAAAGTCCAAAGAGTAGAAGTAATGGTTTATATTCCTCAGCAAATTTTACGCGCTAAAAAAATTGCTAATGATATATACACTGCTTTTGATGGAATTATTCCAAAATTAGAAAAACAAATTGAAAGATATAAAAATAAATTTTGGGATAAAAAAAAGAAAAAACAAAAAGAGTTTAAGGAAAAAATAAGCGACATAGAAATGGAAAATTAAAAAAATTTTAAATAATAAATTTAAATTTTATTTTAAAAAGAAAGGAAAAATATGGATAAAAATACATCGAAGTTAGAACAAACTGGTATGGAAATGGTAAAACTAAGACTGCAAGAAGAAGTAAATTTTTGTTTATTTTATGTTAAATCGAGATGAAATAAAAATTCTTATTATTGAAGATGAAATATTTTTATCAGAAATGCTTAAAAAGTTTTTTTTAATAGAAGGTTATCAGGTTTTTTTAGCTAAAAATGGAGAAGAAGGATTAAAAAAAATAAAAGAAATAAATCCCACTTTAATGTTATTAGATATTTTGTTGCCCAAAATTAGTGGATATCAAGTGTTAAAAACTCTTAGAAAAGATTCTGAATTTTCTCAATTTTCTTCTATTCCAATAATTGTTATATCTAATTCAGGACAAGCAGTTGAAATAAAAAAAATTAAAGAGTTAGGAGTTAGTGATTATTTGCTTAAGGTTAATCTTACGGCAAA
This sequence is a window from Candidatus Kuenenbacteria bacterium HGW-Kuenenbacteria-1. Protein-coding genes within it:
- the raiA gene encoding ribosomal subunit interface protein is translated as MINMKIKFFTKDVDLTDSLKVYIENKIKSFAETYFKNALEILEIRINLGVDQHHRHGKVQRVEVMVYIPQQILRAKKIANDIYTAFDGIIPKLEKQIERYKNKFWDKKKKKQKEFKEKISDIEMEN
- a CDS encoding response regulator, producing the protein MLNRDEIKILIIEDEIFLSEMLKKFFLIEGYQVFLAKNGEEGLKKIKEINPTLMLLDILLPKISGYQVLKTLRKDSEFSQFSSIPIIVISNSGQAVEIKKIKELGVSDYLLKVNLTAKEIVDKVNNFLKNNYLNF